In Halovivax gelatinilyticus, the following are encoded in one genomic region:
- a CDS encoding GvpL/GvpF family gas vesicle protein, whose translation MTRPYAYGVVDVDETIERPIDGVGDGERVYPIENGSVAALVSDIETASPERSDENVRRHDDVLRELMTTDGGRTVVPMRYGMVFRDEVTVENVLDGASSALERTLREIEGTEELGVTVVRPPGGGVDDDAVRRTVADELDQIAADVAENGLYSDRLVLNRSYLVRRDERDAFDEAVGRLESQHEEVLVRYTGPFAPYSFVDVRIGAQQ comes from the coding sequence GTGACGCGACCGTACGCCTACGGCGTCGTCGACGTCGACGAGACGATCGAACGGCCGATCGACGGCGTCGGCGACGGCGAGCGCGTCTACCCGATCGAGAACGGCTCGGTCGCGGCGCTCGTCTCCGACATCGAGACGGCGTCGCCGGAGCGAAGCGACGAAAACGTCCGACGACACGACGACGTTCTTCGCGAGTTGATGACGACGGACGGCGGCCGGACCGTCGTTCCGATGCGATACGGGATGGTCTTTCGCGACGAGGTGACGGTCGAGAACGTCCTCGACGGGGCCAGCAGCGCGCTCGAACGGACCCTCCGAGAGATCGAAGGGACCGAAGAACTCGGCGTGACCGTCGTCAGACCGCCCGGAGGAGGCGTCGACGACGACGCCGTCCGACGCACGGTCGCCGACGAACTCGATCAGATCGCCGCAGACGTCGCGGAGAACGGCCTGTACAGCGACCGACTCGTGTTGAACCGCTCGTACCTCGTCCGGCGCGACGAACGCGACGCGTTCGACGAAGCCGTCGGCCGGCTCGAATCGCAACACGAGGAGGTACTCGTCCGGTACACCGGTCCGTTCGCACCGTACAGCTTCGTCGACGTCAGGATCGGTGCACAGCAATGA
- a CDS encoding MaoC/PaaZ C-terminal domain-containing protein, translating to MPYSYEPHYFEDLEMGQTFESAARTITESDFVFHSMFTGDWTELHTNAEYSEDGPFGARIAHGPMTFIVATGLFQRTGIVERTVVAFLGMNYMDIPNPLYIDDTISGEYEVTELRELDSRDDAGYVEIDTTITTQDDRSVFEGDMKFLFKRRDAE from the coding sequence ATGCCATACAGCTACGAACCACACTACTTTGAGGATCTCGAGATGGGCCAGACGTTCGAGAGCGCGGCGCGGACGATCACCGAATCGGACTTCGTCTTTCACTCGATGTTCACCGGCGACTGGACGGAGCTGCACACGAACGCCGAGTACTCGGAAGACGGACCGTTCGGGGCCCGGATCGCCCACGGTCCGATGACGTTCATCGTGGCGACCGGGCTCTTCCAGCGGACGGGGATCGTCGAACGGACGGTCGTCGCCTTCCTCGGGATGAACTACATGGACATCCCGAACCCGCTCTACATCGACGATACGATCAGCGGCGAGTACGAGGTCACCGAACTGCGCGAACTCGACAGCCGCGACGACGCCGGCTACGTCGAGATCGACACCACGATCACGACGCAGGACGATCGTTCGGTCTTCGAAGGCGACATGAAGTTCCTGTTCAAACGCCGCGACGCGGAGTAA
- a CDS encoding MutS-related protein, translating to MRLEEYWGVGPKTRARLVDELGAERASSAIERGDVRALTDAGLTRGRATHILRRATGGAGMETLATADAREAYKDVLDVVVEHALTERAGDRIRVLTPLTRREEMEERLDDVFDALDAWNELSDATQTAILASYDRYDSNDGSERAAVETAIELCDLGLETGPFAPLSDLDPETLAAAASALGAVEDGRVRREVDDELDRLRSAREAIDNMDAGTNELVEALRDEGVHDVDGFRDAFEDRLLAETDVTIEQVREAMPREAADAGDFVGGTLRSLRVSLQSSIDEREERVRTDLDETVEAASEAVDTAIGTVDEIALVLSLARFTDAFDCTRPAFAPPDAPAVSVVEARNLRLATTGDEAVQPVTYALGDHGVEHASAAAGTPGTERVSVLTGANSGGKTTLLETLCQVVVLASMGLPVPADSAEVTPVDSLVFHRRHASFNAGVLESTLKSIVPPLSGDDRTLMLVDEFEAITEPGSAADLLHGLVTLTVDRDALGVFVTHLAEDLEPLPDAARVDGIFAEGLNPDLELIVDYQPRFGSLGRSTPEFIVSRLVANAADRTERTGFEALAEAVGRDVVQRTLADAKWAESASHD from the coding sequence ATGCGACTGGAGGAGTACTGGGGCGTCGGGCCGAAGACCCGCGCTCGACTCGTCGACGAACTCGGCGCTGAACGGGCCAGTAGCGCGATCGAACGCGGTGACGTCAGAGCGCTCACCGACGCCGGCCTCACGCGCGGGCGGGCGACGCACATCCTCCGGCGGGCGACGGGTGGCGCCGGGATGGAAACGCTCGCGACGGCCGACGCGCGCGAGGCGTACAAGGACGTCCTCGACGTCGTCGTCGAACACGCCCTGACCGAACGGGCGGGTGATCGAATTCGCGTTCTCACGCCGCTGACGAGACGGGAAGAGATGGAAGAGCGCCTCGACGACGTGTTCGACGCGCTGGACGCCTGGAACGAGTTGAGCGATGCGACGCAAACCGCAATTCTCGCGTCGTACGATCGATACGATTCGAACGACGGAAGCGAGCGAGCGGCCGTCGAAACGGCTATCGAACTTTGCGATCTCGGTCTCGAGACGGGTCCGTTCGCACCGCTATCGGACCTCGATCCCGAGACGCTCGCCGCGGCCGCCAGCGCCCTGGGAGCGGTCGAAGACGGTCGGGTACGCCGCGAGGTTGACGACGAACTCGATCGCCTTCGGTCGGCCCGGGAAGCGATCGACAACATGGACGCCGGAACGAACGAACTCGTCGAAGCGCTTCGGGACGAGGGCGTCCACGACGTCGACGGCTTTCGTGACGCGTTCGAAGATCGCCTTCTCGCCGAAACGGACGTGACGATCGAGCAAGTCCGCGAGGCGATGCCGCGCGAGGCCGCGGACGCCGGCGACTTCGTGGGAGGAACCCTTCGATCGCTGCGCGTGTCGCTCCAGTCGTCGATCGACGAGCGAGAAGAACGCGTCAGAACGGACCTAGACGAAACGGTCGAGGCGGCCAGCGAGGCCGTCGACACGGCGATCGGGACCGTCGACGAGATCGCCCTGGTCCTCTCGCTGGCCCGCTTTACCGACGCCTTCGACTGCACCAGGCCGGCGTTCGCACCGCCAGATGCCCCGGCCGTGTCGGTGGTCGAAGCCAGAAACCTTCGACTCGCGACGACCGGTGACGAAGCGGTCCAGCCGGTGACCTACGCGCTGGGCGACCACGGTGTCGAGCACGCATCGGCGGCGGCCGGCACGCCGGGCACCGAACGCGTTTCGGTCCTCACCGGGGCCAACAGCGGCGGGAAGACGACGCTGCTCGAAACGCTCTGTCAGGTTGTCGTCCTGGCGAGCATGGGCCTGCCCGTACCCGCCGACTCCGCCGAGGTGACGCCGGTCGACTCGCTCGTCTTCCATCGGCGCCACGCCAGCTTCAACGCCGGCGTGCTCGAGTCGACGCTGAAGTCCATCGTTCCACCGCTGTCCGGCGACGATCGGACCCTCATGCTCGTCGACGAGTTCGAAGCGATCACGGAACCGGGCAGCGCGGCGGATCTCCTGCACGGGCTAGTCACGCTCACGGTCGACCGCGACGCACTCGGCGTGTTCGTCACGCACCTGGCCGAGGACCTAGAGCCGCTTCCGGACGCCGCCCGGGTCGACGGCATCTTCGCCGAAGGGCTGAACCCGGACCTCGAACTCATCGTCGACTACCAGCCGCGCTTCGGTTCGCTCGGTCGATCGACGCCGGAATTCATCGTCTCCCGGCTGGTGGCCAACGCCGCAGACCGCACGGAACGGACCGGCTTCGAAGCGCTCGCCGAAGCGGTCGGACGAGACGTCGTGCAACGGACCCTGGCGGACGCAAAGTGGGCGGAGTCGGCGAGTCACGACTGA
- the gvpO gene encoding gas vesicle protein GvpO, halophile-type, which yields MAQATTQDDRCIALTASGERCARSAGSGDFCYQHDESDPTVSEAETESTEEESTDEESESESGEQETTEPEEVEVTVETDDERIEGLLSIREVVRSTAGDLVGHPFDGVSEISGAEDGWRAVVEVVERKAVPDTQDVIGRYEIELDEDGTVVGYRRIDRYRRGDTASFDAVR from the coding sequence ATGGCACAGGCTACGACGCAGGACGACCGCTGCATCGCGCTCACCGCATCGGGCGAGCGGTGCGCACGGTCGGCCGGGTCGGGCGACTTCTGCTATCAGCACGACGAGAGTGATCCAACCGTGAGCGAAGCCGAAACCGAATCGACGGAGGAGGAATCGACCGACGAAGAATCGGAGAGCGAATCGGGCGAGCAAGAGACGACGGAACCGGAGGAAGTCGAGGTGACCGTCGAGACGGACGACGAACGCATCGAGGGCTTGCTCTCGATCAGAGAGGTCGTCCGCTCGACCGCCGGCGATCTGGTCGGCCACCCGTTCGACGGCGTCTCCGAAATTTCGGGAGCCGAGGACGGCTGGCGTGCGGTCGTCGAAGTCGTCGAACGAAAGGCCGTCCCCGACACGCAGGACGTCATCGGGCGCTACGAGATCGAGCTGGACGAGGACGGAACCGTCGTCGGCTACCGACGAATCGATCGCTACCGACGAGGTGACACGGCGTCGTTCGACGCGGTTCGGTAG
- the gvpG gene encoding gas vesicle protein GvpG, with amino-acid sequence MIVVDDLLFRPIVGVANALRAAALDELYDVEAIQDEIAENRLLYELGERSDEEYERTREELEAELDVALEVREWLSGGRVEVKA; translated from the coding sequence ATGATCGTCGTCGACGACCTCCTGTTTCGGCCGATCGTCGGCGTAGCCAACGCGCTCCGGGCGGCGGCGCTCGACGAGCTGTACGACGTCGAGGCGATCCAGGACGAGATCGCCGAAAATCGCCTCCTCTACGAACTCGGCGAGCGGTCCGACGAGGAGTACGAACGAACCCGCGAGGAACTCGAAGCCGAACTCGACGTCGCACTCGAAGTACGCGAGTGGCTCTCGGGCGGTCGCGTGGAGGTGAAAGCGTGA
- a CDS encoding DUF7535 family protein: protein MTTPVSQSTGYGPNREMSILGYIVGIGIGLLLLPLLPVAIVGWLLWRLLGGRFGRSEPVAWGRRDGAEQAV from the coding sequence ATGACGACACCGGTATCCCAGTCGACGGGGTACGGCCCGAACAGAGAGATGTCGATTCTCGGATACATAGTGGGGATCGGGATCGGACTCCTTCTGTTACCACTACTTCCCGTCGCGATCGTCGGCTGGCTCCTCTGGCGCCTGCTCGGCGGTCGGTTCGGACGATCGGAACCGGTTGCCTGGGGACGACGGGACGGCGCCGAGCAAGCGGTGTGA
- a CDS encoding helix-turn-helix domain-containing protein, which translates to MIPECLVVEFRVTGDGCPLADASAAVDAPIDAAPPLARDDGTTLLRFSTTADAVADVLDGDDRIRYLHRTVGDDGTTFRCLSTERCVVHRLIDRGFLVESIRYRDGSERHVGAVVGQAVLQDVLETAGETVGVQLVRLTPLGEDDDSPIVSRWNLTAGQAEALETAYAMGYFEVPRTNDAATVADALGVSKSAFLERLRRAEATLLERALE; encoded by the coding sequence ATGATCCCCGAGTGTCTCGTCGTCGAGTTCCGGGTCACCGGCGACGGCTGTCCGCTCGCCGACGCGTCGGCGGCCGTGGACGCGCCGATCGACGCCGCGCCACCGCTCGCCCGTGACGACGGAACGACGCTCCTACGCTTTTCGACGACTGCCGACGCCGTCGCGGACGTCCTCGACGGCGACGACCGGATCAGGTACCTTCACCGGACGGTCGGCGACGACGGAACGACGTTTCGTTGCCTGTCGACCGAGCGCTGCGTGGTCCACCGGCTGATCGATCGGGGATTTCTCGTCGAATCGATTCGGTACCGCGACGGGTCCGAACGCCACGTCGGCGCGGTCGTCGGGCAGGCGGTGCTCCAGGACGTCCTCGAAACGGCCGGAGAGACGGTCGGCGTCCAGCTCGTTCGGCTCACGCCGCTCGGCGAGGATGACGATTCGCCGATCGTCTCGCGGTGGAATCTCACCGCCGGTCAGGCCGAGGCCCTCGAGACGGCCTACGCGATGGGCTACTTCGAGGTCCCGAGAACGAACGACGCCGCGACCGTCGCCGACGCCCTGGGCGTCTCGAAGTCTGCGTTTCTCGAACGGCTCCGACGCGCCGAGGCGACGTTGCTGGAGCGAGCGCTGGAGTGA
- a CDS encoding gas vesicle protein K, producing MTTIDIDGESAADGLMTLVLAVVEILVDALEREAIRRMESGRLTDEEVDRLGRQLAAIDEQIREIESDQDIGDDVDRLRGQLDGIVENAIERLDESVLEGDDNSNAVDGGGR from the coding sequence ATGACGACGATCGACATCGACGGCGAGTCGGCAGCTGACGGGCTCATGACGCTCGTCCTGGCCGTCGTCGAGATCCTCGTCGACGCGCTCGAACGGGAGGCGATTCGTCGCATGGAATCCGGTCGGCTGACCGACGAGGAAGTCGACCGACTCGGTCGACAGCTCGCGGCGATCGACGAGCAGATCCGCGAGATCGAATCCGACCAGGACATCGGCGACGACGTGGACAGGCTCCGCGGCCAGCTCGACGGAATCGTCGAAAACGCGATCGAGCGCCTCGACGAGTCCGTACTCGAGGGAGACGATAATTCGAACGCGGTCGACGGGGGTGGCAGATGA
- a CDS encoding winged helix-turn-helix transcriptional regulator, producing MGASSRRRVCASVILVTALFVATIAVTGAIATAGGDSAEADIVERSTDDLTDTIENETDDLTDTVENETGDTLSEPDDESTDEADSDDDASLLDPIDDTGSTIENATDDADSVVEDTASTLVDEDRSLLDEDRFYQDAIVELLGEESVLLGTTRDLTGVITSARSKAGVITAPDLHFYDTDEQLEPDERPDRSADGSADDEHPMGGGPDTGSTIATGLLGLLSIGAFVGGGSGAGAGVGAGMAGSGGHVGRHLGRLAHLANRLGSVPWHTLPFGLFRYSRYDDSDPLEHETRRAIFETIEADPGRYLSAIEVDHDVSLSTIRHHVSVLESESLVRTEKQNGKRRYYPANVDDVELAAALCEPAKRRVVAALIELGDVPNGQVADRLDLDPSTVSHHLSALESAGIVDRTRDGRTIVNSLAPGVESAYRADGSDGANHTRVEPSVAPSDD from the coding sequence ATGGGAGCGTCGTCACGCCGACGCGTCTGCGCCAGCGTCATTCTCGTCACCGCCCTCTTTGTGGCGACGATCGCGGTTACCGGCGCGATCGCGACAGCCGGCGGAGACAGCGCGGAGGCCGACATCGTCGAACGTTCCACCGACGACCTTACCGACACGATCGAGAACGAAACCGACGACCTCACCGACACGGTCGAGAACGAAACCGGTGATACCCTCTCTGAACCCGATGACGAGTCGACGGACGAAGCCGACTCGGACGACGACGCGTCGCTTCTCGATCCGATCGACGACACCGGTTCGACGATCGAGAACGCGACGGACGACGCTGACTCGGTCGTCGAGGACACCGCGTCGACGCTCGTAGACGAGGATCGATCGCTCCTGGACGAAGATCGATTCTACCAGGACGCAATTGTCGAATTGCTCGGTGAGGAATCGGTGCTGCTCGGAACGACTCGGGATCTCACAGGAGTCATCACGTCGGCCCGCTCGAAAGCGGGCGTCATCACCGCTCCGGACCTGCATTTCTACGACACCGACGAGCAACTCGAACCAGACGAACGGCCCGATCGTTCGGCCGATGGGTCGGCAGATGACGAGCACCCGATGGGTGGCGGTCCGGACACCGGATCCACGATCGCCACCGGCCTCCTCGGGCTACTCAGTATCGGTGCGTTCGTCGGAGGTGGCTCCGGGGCGGGAGCTGGCGTCGGGGCCGGCATGGCCGGATCGGGGGGTCACGTCGGTCGCCACCTCGGCCGCCTGGCTCACCTCGCCAACCGCCTCGGGTCGGTTCCCTGGCACACGCTCCCGTTCGGCCTCTTTCGCTACAGCCGATACGACGACTCGGACCCGCTCGAACACGAGACGAGGCGGGCCATCTTCGAGACGATCGAAGCGGACCCGGGCCGGTATCTCTCCGCGATCGAGGTCGACCACGACGTTTCGCTCTCTACGATCAGACATCACGTCTCGGTGCTCGAGTCGGAATCGCTCGTCAGAACCGAGAAGCAGAACGGAAAACGACGCTACTATCCGGCGAACGTCGACGACGTCGAACTCGCCGCCGCGCTCTGCGAACCGGCGAAGCGACGGGTCGTCGCCGCCCTGATCGAACTCGGTGACGTCCCGAACGGGCAGGTTGCAGACCGGCTCGATCTCGATCCGAGCACGGTCTCCCACCACCTCTCGGCGCTCGAATCGGCCGGCATCGTCGACAGGACGCGCGACGGGCGAACGATCGTCAACTCGCTTGCCCCCGGCGTCGAATCGGCCTACCGGGCCGACGGATCTGACGGGGCGAACCACACACGCGTTGAGCCGTCAGTCGCCCCGAGCGACGATTGA
- the gvpJ gene encoding gas vesicle protein GvpJ, translating into MMSEFQPSRRQADLADVIELLLEKGLVVNADIAVSIGDTQLLGIQVRAAIASFETAAKYGLAFPEGTDMDRLAAAVDEPDLAESDRPRVPIDATRGVNVTPDPETPGDDGDGRRRVEQSTTLDVFEDDADESAENTDEPTEDEAE; encoded by the coding sequence CTGATGAGCGAGTTCCAGCCGAGCCGACGGCAGGCCGATCTGGCGGACGTGATCGAACTACTGCTAGAGAAGGGACTCGTCGTCAACGCCGACATCGCGGTCTCGATCGGCGACACCCAGCTGCTCGGGATTCAGGTCCGTGCCGCGATCGCCTCGTTCGAAACCGCCGCGAAGTACGGCCTCGCGTTTCCGGAAGGAACCGATATGGACCGACTCGCCGCCGCCGTCGACGAACCGGACCTTGCCGAGTCGGATCGTCCGCGGGTCCCGATCGACGCGACGCGCGGCGTCAACGTCACCCCCGATCCGGAGACGCCCGGTGACGACGGAGACGGACGGCGACGCGTCGAACAGTCGACGACGCTCGACGTATTCGAAGACGACGCCGACGAATCGGCGGAAAACACCGATGAGCCGACGGAGGACGAAGCCGAATGA
- the gvpL gene encoding gas vesicle protein GvpL: protein MSEERAAPTPSSNSPDIHDGRYLYCVVRVDDPKRAARFETEGVDDEPVSVTTVGWDPPDDSNDEPGPDSGESAGGESARRADSTVIADNGGPALGAVVHACDELYDSANPHVVRKWLVRHQRVVDAATERFGTPIPFQFDTILSGGDETLTDWLEAERSSFRRALEALRGNREYRIDVRRTEPIPTEVIVEEDDDLAELEREIEGATEGRAHLMGRQFEQRVAQRRRRRDDRLASAIREQLDPLVDRLEILDRTPSISLDGGSPDSDGTAGPGDGASDETSSGSPETGGDPVCRYAVLASEAEIDAVGSMLDSVADRDGITVRFTGPWPPYSFVPSIDTAGDDAED, encoded by the coding sequence ATGAGCGAAGAACGAGCCGCACCGACCCCGTCGTCGAACAGCCCTGACATCCACGACGGGCGGTACCTCTACTGCGTCGTACGCGTCGACGATCCGAAGCGAGCGGCGAGATTCGAGACCGAAGGCGTCGACGACGAACCGGTCTCGGTCACCACCGTCGGGTGGGACCCGCCGGACGACTCGAATGATGAGCCAGGCCCGGATTCCGGCGAGTCTGCGGGAGGCGAATCGGCGAGACGAGCCGACAGTACGGTGATCGCCGACAATGGTGGGCCAGCGCTCGGTGCCGTGGTACACGCCTGTGACGAACTCTACGACTCCGCAAATCCCCACGTCGTCCGAAAGTGGCTCGTCAGACACCAGCGCGTCGTCGACGCGGCCACGGAGCGCTTTGGCACGCCGATCCCCTTCCAGTTCGATACGATACTTTCCGGCGGTGACGAGACGCTCACCGACTGGCTCGAAGCGGAACGGTCGTCGTTCCGTAGAGCGCTCGAAGCGCTCCGGGGGAACCGGGAGTACCGCATCGACGTACGGCGGACCGAGCCGATCCCCACGGAAGTCATCGTCGAGGAAGACGACGACCTCGCCGAACTGGAACGAGAAATCGAGGGGGCAACCGAGGGGCGGGCCCACCTCATGGGCCGTCAGTTCGAGCAACGCGTCGCCCAGCGCCGTCGAAGACGAGACGACCGTCTCGCGTCGGCGATCCGCGAACAGCTAGATCCCCTCGTCGATCGGCTCGAGATTCTCGATCGAACTCCCTCGATCTCGCTCGACGGGGGCTCTCCCGACTCGGACGGGACCGCTGGTCCCGGCGACGGCGCGAGCGACGAAACGTCGTCCGGATCGCCCGAGACGGGCGGCGACCCCGTCTGTCGGTACGCCGTCCTGGCGTCTGAGGCCGAGATCGACGCCGTCGGCTCGATGCTCGACTCCGTGGCCGACCGCGACGGGATCACCGTTCGATTCACCGGCCCCTGGCCGCCGTACTCGTTCGTACCGTCGATCGACACAGCCGGCGACGACGCGGAGGACTGA
- the gvpM gene encoding gas vesicle protein GvpM: protein MEPTTEHDALVDLVDVLLRDGAVLRADVIITVADVPLVGLSLSAAIAGMETMNRYGMFEEWDGSKRAQAVSRRQYADGGFPQNDSGDRTTAAHGATESDE from the coding sequence GTGGAACCGACGACCGAACACGACGCGCTCGTCGACCTCGTCGACGTCCTGCTTCGTGACGGGGCCGTGCTTCGAGCGGACGTCATCATCACGGTCGCCGACGTCCCGCTGGTCGGTCTGAGTCTCTCGGCGGCGATCGCGGGAATGGAGACGATGAATCGGTATGGAATGTTCGAGGAGTGGGACGGATCGAAACGAGCGCAGGCGGTCTCCAGGCGTCAGTACGCGGACGGTGGGTTTCCACAGAACGATAGCGGTGACAGGACAACGGCCGCACACGGCGCGACCGAATCGGACGAGTAG
- a CDS encoding HAD family hydrolase: MQAYDALVFDNDGVLTTPTERPVLERAMETAFEEVGVADPPRSHVETLIGPTIDSLRSIAADHDVEPATLWEARERAAIDAQLDAIRSGQKRLYDDVAALDSIDVPRAIVSNNQHETIGNIVDHFELHRFDPWIGREPTLDGIRRKKPRPYYVEQAVTTMGADNPLYVGDSRVDVAAADAVGIDAAFIRRDHRIDYELDAVPAHEITSLEALSDLVETGR; encoded by the coding sequence ATGCAGGCCTACGACGCGCTCGTGTTCGACAACGACGGCGTGCTGACCACGCCGACGGAACGGCCGGTGCTCGAACGAGCGATGGAGACCGCCTTCGAGGAGGTCGGCGTCGCGGATCCGCCGCGATCACACGTCGAGACCTTGATCGGGCCGACGATCGACTCGTTGCGTTCGATCGCTGCAGACCACGACGTCGAACCGGCGACGCTCTGGGAGGCTCGCGAACGAGCCGCGATCGACGCGCAGCTGGACGCGATTCGATCGGGCCAGAAACGGCTGTACGACGACGTCGCGGCGTTGGATTCGATCGACGTTCCGCGCGCCATCGTCAGTAACAACCAGCACGAGACGATCGGCAACATCGTCGACCACTTCGAACTCCACCGGTTCGATCCGTGGATCGGTCGCGAACCAACGCTCGATGGCATCCGTCGAAAGAAGCCGCGGCCGTACTACGTCGAACAGGCCGTGACAACGATGGGCGCCGACAATCCCCTCTACGTCGGGGATAGTCGGGTGGACGTCGCCGCAGCCGACGCGGTCGGCATCGACGCGGCGTTCATCCGTCGCGACCACCGAATCGACTACGAACTCGACGCCGTTCCCGCCCACGAGATCACGTCGCTCGAGGCGCTCTCCGACCTGGTGGAGACGGGACGCTAA
- the gvpA gene encoding gas vesicle protein GvpA, with protein MTSPQRRPDSSSLAEVLDRILDKGVVIDVWARISVVGIELLTVEARVVVASVDTFLHYAEEIAKIERATAEGDLEDLEELDVETRPESSPVSAQESS; from the coding sequence ATGACAAGCCCACAACGACGACCGGACTCGTCGAGTCTCGCAGAGGTGCTGGATCGAATCCTCGATAAGGGTGTCGTGATCGACGTCTGGGCGCGCATCTCGGTCGTCGGGATCGAACTGCTCACCGTCGAGGCGCGCGTCGTCGTCGCGTCGGTCGACACCTTCTTGCACTACGCAGAGGAGATCGCGAAGATCGAACGGGCGACCGCCGAAGGCGATCTAGAAGACTTAGAAGAACTCGACGTGGAGACCAGGCCCGAGTCGTCGCCGGTCTCGGCGCAGGAATCCTCGTAG
- a CDS encoding CHY zinc finger protein: MRLVHGVRVRGVDVDDETRCRHYDGPSDVVAMRFGCCESFYPCHRCHDERTDHDGQPWPRDRFDEPAVLFGVCGSTLTPPAYFDADHRCPDCGVEFNPGCAAHRSIYFEES, translated from the coding sequence ATGAGGCTCGTTCACGGCGTCCGCGTTCGCGGGGTCGACGTCGACGACGAAACCCGCTGTCGACACTACGACGGACCGTCCGACGTCGTCGCGATGCGGTTCGGTTGCTGTGAGTCGTTCTATCCCTGCCACCGCTGTCACGACGAGCGGACAGACCACGATGGCCAACCCTGGCCGCGCGACCGGTTCGACGAACCGGCCGTCCTCTTTGGCGTCTGTGGCTCGACGCTCACACCGCCGGCGTATTTCGACGCCGATCACCGCTGTCCGGACTGCGGGGTGGAATTCAACCCCGGTTGCGCGGCTCACCGTTCGATCTACTTCGAGGAGTCCTGA
- a CDS encoding DUF7344 domain-containing protein translates to MTERPSQSIPESRAYALLSHRRHRLIVRVLNDFDRPLSTMELAELIADCEYENPWDQDRENAFSALSHDHLPRLDEAEVVTYDRRRGTVRPGPAFGTLVGILEARCAEFGPLAG, encoded by the coding sequence ATGACCGAACGACCCTCCCAGTCGATACCGGAAAGTCGCGCGTACGCGCTGCTCTCCCACCGGCGCCACCGCCTGATCGTCAGGGTCCTCAACGACTTCGACCGTCCGCTCTCGACCATGGAACTGGCGGAACTGATCGCTGATTGTGAATACGAGAACCCCTGGGATCAGGATCGGGAAAACGCGTTCTCGGCGCTCTCGCACGATCACCTCCCGAGACTCGACGAGGCCGAGGTGGTCACGTACGACCGGCGACGAGGGACGGTTCGACCGGGGCCCGCCTTCGGCACGCTCGTCGGGATCCTCGAGGCGCGTTGTGCGGAATTTGGACCGCTGGCCGGGTGA